A region from the Gemmatimonadota bacterium genome encodes:
- a CDS encoding alpha/beta family hydrolase, whose amino-acid sequence MRVSIGPGLESLSGDLDLPAGARGVVAFAHGSGSSRTSPRNRFVAAQLREGALGTLLIDLLTPGEEAVDARTRHLRFDIEMLADRMVRVVDWLRKDEEASQLSIGLFGASTGAAAALIAAARRPQVVGAVVSRGGRPDLAGSYLRDVAAPTLLIVGGRDAEVIELNRSAAARISAPKRLTIVPGASHLFEEPGTLGEVARLAREWFVQNLDNGKPDQ is encoded by the coding sequence GTGAGGGTCTCAATCGGTCCCGGGCTGGAGTCCCTGAGCGGGGACCTCGACCTCCCCGCCGGCGCCCGCGGGGTTGTGGCCTTCGCGCATGGAAGTGGGAGCAGTCGCACGAGTCCCCGGAACCGCTTCGTGGCGGCTCAACTCCGGGAGGGCGCCCTAGGAACTCTTCTCATCGACCTGCTCACGCCGGGCGAGGAGGCCGTGGATGCCAGGACGCGCCACCTCCGCTTCGACATCGAGATGTTGGCGGACCGCATGGTGCGCGTGGTCGACTGGCTTCGGAAGGATGAGGAAGCCTCGCAACTCTCGATCGGACTTTTCGGGGCAAGCACGGGAGCCGCGGCGGCCCTAATCGCCGCGGCTCGACGTCCCCAGGTGGTTGGTGCGGTCGTCTCCCGTGGAGGGCGCCCCGATCTCGCGGGCTCGTACTTGCGGGACGTCGCCGCCCCGACCCTTCTCATCGTTGGCGGCCGCGACGCGGAGGTCATCGAGTTGAACCGGAGTGCCGCGGCCCGCATTTCCGCTCCGAAGCGGCTCACCATCGTTCCCGGCGCTTCACATCTCTTCGAAGAGCCGGGAACGCTCGGCGAGGTGGCGCGCCTCGCGCGCGAATGGTTCGTTCAGAATCTCGACAATGGGAAGCCCGATCAGTAG